Part of the Phacochoerus africanus isolate WHEZ1 chromosome 8, ROS_Pafr_v1, whole genome shotgun sequence genome is shown below.
ACCCAGTGCCACCCCTGGCTCAGACCTCTCAGGGGCAACTGTAACTCCGGCTCCGGTGGTGCCCTTGCACCACCACCTCAGGCCTTCCCCAAGCCCGTGCATACTGGGTGGCTGAGTACGCCACAGCTCTTCTGCCCACCAGCCCACCAAGTCCCTCTGAGGTAGCGAAGGGCTGGTCCCTGGAATCGCTTCCCACCACCTCAAGGTGGTTGGGCAGGCAAGTAACTCGCTCCATGGCCATCTGGGCACCAAACTGGTACGACCCACATCCCTTCTCCCTTTAGTGTGGGCAGCCACACAGATGTGTTAAACAGCTTTAATCTCGTTCATTGCGGCTTCTCGGCACAGTAAGAAATATTGCACATGATCAACATGTTTTGTTCTGGGGATGGGGACAAGGGTAGGGGGAATCACCTTCTTAGAAAGTACAACCCAAgttgggagggcagagggggtggggagagaaccCTCCCCCTGCCTGTGGCAAAGTGCAGGAGCCCCCCACCCTCAAACTAACCTGAGTCCAGCCCCTCTGGGGAAAAAAGGGGTACATGAACTCCCCTACTCCACAGGCGCCTCCCTGTGGCCCGAGGCCTGCACTACCCTCCAGCTTGCAGCCCTCACACGAGCCATTTTGCATAAAATACAAGTGAAAAGTTCTGAACGTAACACGCTCCAGGTTATGTACAGGGGCTCGGTGGAGGGAGACTCTGCGCCTGCTTCCCCTCAGCTGCCCCCCATCACAGGGAGGGAGCTGTGGGGGGAGGGACATAGACAAGAGGAGCAGGCCTCATTCCGCCCCAAACTGGAAAGGACGAAATGGCTTTACTGGGGAGCAGGTAACCATCCTGCCTCCCCCCATTCCTGCCACCTACATACTGTCCATGTCCTGAAAGGGGTACTGTGAGTCTGGGATCTTCTAGGGGCCCCTCACCTGCCTGTGGCAGCTGTGGAGGGGCCAGAGGGGGGCGGTGAGGGTTGGGGGGGCCCCTCCCAGCCAGGCTGTCCAGACCCCGGCTCTGAGGGCAGAGGCAGTGGCGGGGCAGCCGGGGCTGTGCCAGAGTCCGAGCCAGGTGAAGTGGGGTCGGGGCCCCCAGCAGGGCTaggagtggggccaggggcagCAGCAGTGCCAGTGGGAGGCGGTCCGGGGAGGGGGGCCTCGGCTCCGGAGGGCTGCTCTGTGGGAGTGGCCGCCTGCATGATCTTCTGGCGCACTTCACGGATCTTCAGCTGCAGACAGACCTTGGAGGGGAAGATGTCTGCGTAGCGGGCCTGGAAGGCTGCTGTGGCCTGAGCTGTGGACAGAACGGAGGTGGGGGCGCGGGAGGGTAGGATGAGATGAGTGGGGAGGCCCCGTCCAAGAGCCCTCCAAGACTCCAAGACCTGCTCACCTGATGGGAAGAAGCCATGGTCCTGGAAGAGCTGCATGACCAGGGCCCGGCGCTGGTCCAGGGTGCGCCGCAGTGACGAGTATGGCACCTTCTCATATTCCAGCTCCCCGAGCACGTCCTCGGCTTCGGTACCTGGGAGCAGCGCAGAGAGCACAGTCGGGCCTGCTGCATCAGCCTTGGAGctcccccccgcgccccccaccATTGCCCAGTGTCCCCTCAGCCCTCGCCGAACTCTATTTCACTGCAGGCCTCAGAGAGAGACCCCCTCCAAGGTCACGTGCCAGCCTAGGGGCCCAATGGACTCCAGAACCCACCCATGACCTGCTGTCCTTCCTCTCAGCAACGGCttcctgtgcccccccccccagccttaACCCGGTTCTAAGACCCCACCCCACCTGGAGGCCCGTGGACCCCACAGCCCTGCCTGCCACCACACCAGCACCTGTACGGTCAAAGGTGAAGATGTCCCCTTCGCACTTGGCACTCTTGGGGGTGTTGGGCtccgagctgcagctggagcGTCTCCTCATCTTGCGTTTGGGTGAGGTGGGGTCCTCAGGGGCCGAGTCCAGGTCTGGTCAAACAGAAGCAGGCTCAGTGGAGGTGGCCCCAGTCTGTCCCCCACCTACCCTGAGTGCCTTGTGCTCGCCTACCTGTggagttcttcctcttcttgcgATAGGAGCCCAGGATGGCCCGGGGTGAGGTGGCCAGAGACTGCAGGGTAGGTGAGGGCAGCACCTCTTCAGGCCGAAATTCAGGCAGCTCAGCAAAGCGCTCCTCGAAGTCCACCTCTGACAGGACCCTGCTGGAGAGCGGGCAGGGtcaccgcccccgccccgggccacGGCTGCCCCCTCTCCGACCAACCCACACACTCCGCCAAGCCCTCCAGCCTGTGCTCACTTGTCCACAGAGTCAAAGGTCTTCTTCAAGGGCGGGGGCCGCACCTTCACCTTCTTGCCGGTACCAGCCGCCTCCTTGCGCTCAGGGGTGTCCCCAGCTGCCCTCCCACTGCTGCCCtcgctgctgccactgctgctacCAGGAGCCGGGGCCGGAGCCggtgctgggctgggaggggtAGGAGGCTCCCCTCGGCTCTCCAGGCCCAGTCCGGGGACGCGCCAGTCTGCAGACGAGCTAGGGAATTTGTTGGCCTGGGATGGGGATGGTGAGGAGACAGAAGACACTGGGCTCAGACTCGCCGGGGTAAAGACTCAGAAACTCAAGCAGATGGAAGCTGACCGCCAAGACACAGAGCCCTGGGGAGACCCAGCCCTACACGCAAGCAGGAGAACAGCGGAGCACCCACAATAGCAGGGCTCAGACAGGTGTGCAGCAAAGAGGGGAGGAACAGAAAGACAGATGGTGGACTGAGGGGCAGAACCAAGCAGCAGCATGAACCTTGAGTCCTGTGAGGCACTTACCATGGTCTCTGGGGCCTTGGCGCTGGTCCGCTCCTCAGcaggtgggggcggtgggggacTACTCCGGGCCGTGGGAGCCCAGGTCTCTGGGGGCAGTGGAGGGGCCGGCGTTGTTGGCTGCCCCTCAAGTTCTGACTCAGATGCAGGAGGCTCCCGGGCTAGGCCAGGCTCCAAGGGCTGCCGGGGTGCAGGGCCTGGCCGCCCAGGGGCACCTGCCTCAAAGGAGCCCACAGGAATGCTGGCAATGGCCGCCTTCACTTTCTGGGGGGCCTTGGGGGTAGGCCGCTGAGCCTTGGGGGCCACTAAACTGTAGGTCATAGAGCCTGCTGGTGGAGAGAAGAGCATTTTCTGAGCCAGGCCTGACTAGAGCCCATCCCCTGGGTCTCCCCACCCACTCTGCCCTGGGTTGGCCAGACACCCACCTGTGGCACTAGGGAAAGGACTGGTAGGGGCTggagtggcagtggcaggggcCGGTGGGCCCTTGGGCAGGATAGTGGCAGCAGGTGGGGTGGTGCTGGTGGCCACAGTGTAGACCAGGCCTGGGGGAGCCTGGGATGGCTGGGCCAGGGGTGCTGAGGAGGTGGGTATGGGGCTGCCAGGGTAAAACGCTGTGATGACAGGACCACTGGGGGCTGCACAGGTGGGAggcagctgggggctgggcacaGGCGACACGCCCACCTGGCCGGGAGCCAGCAATGGGGCTTGGCCTGCAGAGAGACAGAGGAACGGCAGGCCGTCAAGTTAGGGCCTGGGCTGCCTCTGCCCCACCCATGGTTCCCAACTCTGCCTGCCAGGCCAGCCCTCACCTGAAAGCAGTGGCTGCACAAAGGCGGGGCCACTGGGCCCCAGTGAGGTGAAGCCTAGGGCTACCGAGCTCGTGGGTCCATATGAGGTGACTGTCCCAGCCTGACTGGATGCAGGACTGGTGCCCAGGGGCAGCGCATGCCCCCCTGCTGACTGCACATAGGTGATCCTGTcacagggagaggaaagagaaaggtgTGGGGCGAGCCAGCCCCACCAAACCCCTGCCCTGCCCCGACCTCAAGTGCGATTACCTGGTGGAGGAGGGAAGCAGGACCTTCTGAGGCTGAGAGGTGGGTCCAGGGAGCGTGGCTGGGCTGAGGGGCGGCACCAGGCCGCTAGGCGTACTCACAGGCACCGGAGTCAGCTGGATGATCTGTGGGCAAGGGCACCAAGGGCTAAAGTGAGCTGGGGGCCCagagtggggcaggggaggaccAAGACCTTGAACGTGGGTCTCAGCAGAGACAGGGAACAGAGAATTTGAAGAGGGCGTGGGAAGGGAGAAACACAGGGAGAGAAGACAGCACAAGGCGGAGACACCAAGAAGGAATAAAGGGCAAACACCGAGAGCAGAACCCAGGTGTGCAGAGACATAGAGCAAGACAGAGgtccagagagaaagagggaaaaaaagagaccgAAGGAGAGGCAGACACGGAAGCCATGGAACACAGAGACCATCAAACACCCAGGAAAAGAAGAACGAGGGCCAGGAAGGGCCAGCCTTACCTTGCTGGGTGGCTGAGCACCGTTCTGCACAGGTACTGAGAAGGGTGGGCTCACCAGGGGTAGTGGCTGGCCGGCTCCTCCTCCCCGCACTGACACGCTAGGGGTGGCCAAGGGCACTAGTACCTTCCCAGGTAGCAGCTGGGCTGAGccacctgggggtggggcctgCACAGGAGAAACTGACTGGGCTGCAAGTTAAGAGACAGGAGAGGAGATGGTTACGAGGGAGCTGAAACGGCCTGTGGCCCCCTCCTTGTGCTGCCCGGCCCAGGCCTCacctttggggggtggggcagaaggTACGGACTGCAGGATGGGGATGCCAGGAGTGGGTGCGGTGGCAGCCAGGACTTTGCCGTTGGTGGAGGTGCCCGGCGGGAGGGTGAAACGGATGCTGGTGGTGGGTGCAGGGCCGCCAGGAGCCGCCGCCTTGGTCCCAGGGGCTGGTGCTGGGGCAGGCGCCACTTGAAGTTGCTGGGGCAGCGTGGGCAGAATGTACTGCACCTGGGTGATTCCCCCAGCCTTGCCCAGAGGACCTGGCTGCAGGATGCCCAAAGGCATTGGCCCATTGGGGCCAGTCCCAGCACCTGCTCCTGAGCCCCCAGCTGCCCCGCTGCCAGGGCCCCCCTGGGCAATGAACTGGAcagcagggggtggtggggccCCATAGCCTGGGGTGCCCACTAGCAGGTTGGTGACGGTGGCAGGTGCCTTCCCCACAGTGCCCAGGAGGGGCCCAGCCACCAGATGTGGGGCTGCCGAGGTGGTTGCTCCTGACTTTTTGTCTGAATACACTAAGCTGACACCCAGCGGGGAGCCCCCAGGTGCCCGGGACCCAGTGACTGTCTCAGTCCTGGGACCGGCTGTGTCATTTGGAGATGCTTCCATCCGGCCAGAAGCAGGGAAAGGCTTAGAGGCGATGGGCACAGGAGTGCTGCTAACAGGCCGTACCACATTGGTGACCATGGTGGCGGCTGGGCGGGACAAGGGGGCTGCTGGGGCCCCATAGGCCAGCGATGGGGCTGGGGCCGAGGGCACGCGAGCTCCGCTGCCCTCCCGCTCCTCCTTGTTTGAGGGCAGGACCAGTGTCTGCAGGACACTTCCTCCCCCGCTGGGAGGAGCCGCAATGACTGAGGGGCCTGGTGGCTCCAGGCCGCCCACACTTTCAGGTCTCTTGCGCCGGAAGGTGGCAGGATCCGTGGGGAGAAACCGAGCAGCCTTAGAAGGTGTTGCTGGGCCCCCAGTTCCAGGGGGTGGGGGCCGTAGGGGGCCTGTTGTGCTGCCCTGACCTGACTCCTGGGCCTTGAAGG
Proteins encoded:
- the CIC gene encoding protein capicua homolog isoform X5 — its product is MYSAHRPLVPASGAASRGLGMFVWTNVEPRSVAVFPWHSLVPFLAPSQPDPSVQPSEAQQPASHPVASNQSKEPAESAAVAHEQPPGGTGSADPGRPPGATCPESPGPGPPHTLGVVEPGKGPLPITEEEASGPPGEPRLDSETESDHDDAFLSIMSPEIQLPLPPGKRRTQSLSALPKERDSSSEKDGRSPNKREKDHIRRPMNAFMIFSKRHRALVHQRHPNQDNRTVSKILGEWWYALGPKEKQKYHDLAFQVKEAHFKAHPDWKWCNKDRKKSSSEAKPTSLGLAGGHKETRERSMSETGTAAAPGVSSELLSVTAQTLLSSDTKAPGSGSCGAERLHTVGGPGSARPRAFSHSGVHGLDGGEVDSQALQELTQMVSGPASYSGPKPSTQYGAPGPFATPGEGGNLAASGRPPLLPTRASRSQRAASEDMTSDEERMVICEEEGDDDVIADDGFSATDIDLKCKERVTDSESGDSSGEDPEGSKGFGRKVFSPVIRSSFTHCRPSLDPEPPGPPDPPAGFGKGYGPTPSSSSSSSPASSSAATSFPLGSGTFKAQESGQGSTTGPLRPPPPGTGGPATPSKAARFLPTDPATFRRKRPESVGGLEPPGPSVIAAPPSGGGSVLQTLVLPSNKEEREGSGARVPSAPAPSLAYGAPAAPLSRPAATMVTNVVRPVSSTPVPIASKPFPASGRMEASPNDTAGPRTETVTGSRAPGGSPLGVSLVYSDKKSGATTSAAPHLVAGPLLGTVGKAPATVTNLLVGTPGYGAPPPPAVQFIAQGGPGSGAAGGSGAGAGTGPNGPMPLGILQPGPLGKAGGITQVQYILPTLPQQLQVAPAPAPAPGTKAAAPGGPAPTTSIRFTLPPGTSTNGKVLAATAPTPGIPILQSVPSAPPPKAQSVSPVQAPPPGGSAQLLPGKVLVPLATPSVSVRGGGAGQPLPLVSPPFSVPVQNGAQPPSKIIQLTPVPVSTPSGLVPPLSPATLPGPTSQPQKVLLPSSTRITYVQSAGGHALPLGTSPASSQAGTVTSYGPTSSVALGFTSLGPSGPAFVQPLLSGQAPLLAPGQVGVSPVPSPQLPPTCAAPSGPVITAFYPGSPIPTSSAPLAQPSQAPPGLVYTVATSTTPPAATILPKGPPAPATATPAPTSPFPSATAGSMTYSLVAPKAQRPTPKAPQKVKAAIASIPVGSFEAGAPGRPGPAPRQPLEPGLAREPPASESELEGQPTTPAPPLPPETWAPTARSSPPPPPPAEERTSAKAPETMANKFPSSSADWRVPGLGLESRGEPPTPPSPAPAPAPAPGSSSGSSEGSSGRAAGDTPERKEAAGTGKKVKVRPPPLKKTFDSVDNRVLSEVDFEERFAELPEFRPEEVLPSPTLQSLATSPRAILGSYRKKRKNSTDLDSAPEDPTSPKRKMRRRSSCSSEPNTPKSAKCEGDIFTFDRTGTEAEDVLGELEYEKVPYSSLRRTLDQRRALVMQLFQDHGFFPSAQATAAFQARYADIFPSKVCLQLKIREVRQKIMQAATPTEQPSGAEAPLPGPPPTGTAAAPGPTPSPAGGPDPTSPGSDSGTAPAAPPLPLPSEPGSGQPGWEGPPQPSPPPSGPSTAATGR
- the CIC gene encoding protein capicua homolog isoform X6; translation: MYSAHRPLVPASGAASRGLGMFVWTNVEPRSVAVFPWHSLVPFLAPSQPDPSVQPSEAQQPASHPVASNQSKEPAESAAVAHEQPPGGTGSADPGRPPGATCPESPGPGPPHTLGVVEPGKGPLPITEEEASGPPGEPRLDSETESDHDDAFLSIMSPEIQLPLPPGKRRTQSLSALPKERDSSSEKDGRSPNKREKDHIRRPMNAFMIFSKRHRALVHQRHPNQDNRTVSKILGEWWYALGPKEKQKYHDLAFQVKEAHFKAHPDWKWCNKDRKKSSSEAKPTSLGLAGGHKETRERSMSETGTAAAPGVSSELLSVTAQTLLSSDTKAPGSGSCGAERLHTVGGPGSARPRAFSHSGVHGLDGGEVDSQALQELTQMVSGPASYSGPKPSTQYGAPGPFATPGEGGNLAASGRPPLLPTRASRSQRAASEDMTSDEERMVICEEEGDDDVIADDGFSATDIDLKCKERVTDSESGDSSGEDPEGSKGFGRKVFSPVIRSSFTHCRPSLDPEPPGPPDPPAGFGKGYGPTPSSSSSSSPASSSAATSFPLGSGTFKAQESGQGSTTGPLRPPPPGTGGPATPSKAARFLPTDPATFRRKRPESVGGLEPPGPSVIAAPPSGGGSVLQTLVLPSNKEEREGSGARVPSAPAPSLAYGAPAAPLSRPAATMVTNVVRPVSSTPVPIASKPFPASGRMEASPNDTAGPRTETVTGSRAPGGSPLGVSLVYSDKKSGATTSAAPHLVAGPLLGTVGKAPATVTNLLVGTPGYGAPPPPAVQFIAQGGPGSGAAGGSGAGAGTGPNGPMPLGILQPGPLGKAGGITQVQYILPTLPQQLQVAPAPAPAPGTKAAAPGGPAPTTSIRFTLPPGTSTNGKVLAATAPTPGIPILQSVPSAPPPKAQSVSPVQAPPPGGSAQLLPGKVLVPLATPSVSVRGGGAGQPLPLVSPPFSVPVQNGAQPPSKIIQLTPVPVSTPSGLVPPLSPATLPGPTSQPQKVLLPSSTRITYVQSAGGHALPLGTSPASSQAGTVTSYGPTSSVALGFTSLGPSGPAFVQPLLSGQAPLLAPGQVGVSPVPSPQLPPTCAAPSGPVITAFYPGSPIPTSSAPLAQPSQAPPGLVYTVATSTTPPAATILPKGPPAPATATPAPTSPFPSATAGSMTYSLVAPKAQRPTPKAPQKVKAAIASIPVGSFEAGAPGRPGPAPRQPLEPGLAREPPASESELEGQPTTPAPPLPPETWAPTARSSPPPPPPAEERTSAKAPETMANKFPSSSADWRVPGLGLESRGEPPTPPSPAPAPAPAPGSSSGSSEGSSGRAAGDTPERKEAAGTGKKVKVRPPPLKKTFDSVDKVLSEVDFEERFAELPEFRPEEVLPSPTLQSLATSPRAILGSYRKKRKNSTDLDSAPEDPTSPKRKMRRRSSCSSEPNTPKSAKCEGDIFTFDRTGTEAEDVLGELEYEKVPYSSLRRTLDQRRALVMQLFQDHGFFPSAQATAAFQARYADIFPSKVCLQLKIREVRQKIMQAATPTEQPSGAEAPLPGPPPTGTAAAPGPTPSPAGGPDPTSPGSDSGTAPAAPPLPLPSEPGSGQPGWEGPPQPSPPPSGPSTAATGR